CTCCACTTCCCGGATGTACCATAGCCGCGTCACAAGCACTCCGCGCTCCGTGGAAGCGATCATCTGGTCGACGCTCTGTGGGTCGCCGACCGGCGCGAAGACGATATTCAGAGGCATCTCTCCCATTTCGTTCGGCAATGGGAACCCGTGGCCGGTCGCTTCGACCGGACCCACTTTATCTTTGTACTCCGATCGTTTCATTCTCTCGGCAGTCGCGCGGGCATAGACCACTCGCTTCACTACCCCATTTTCCACGAGCCCCACTCGTTGCCGCCGCATCCCTTCACCATCGAACGGAGAGCCCGTCTGCAGGGGATGCGCCACATCGTCCCAGATGCTGATGTTATCTCCGAACAGTTTCGTGCCGATTCGCCCGTTCAGAAAAGAACGCTGATCCAGAATCGCCATTCCCGAGTAATCCCAGAACATGAATCCCACCATATCGAGCACTGCCGCGGGCTCCAGGATTACCGTATACTTCTCCGCTGGAATCTCCCGCGGATGCGCCGAATCGGCCGCCTTCTGCGCTGCCACTTCGGCTAGCGCCAGCGCATCAAGATTCGCCACATACGGCGAATTCGCTTTCTGCCAGCCGGATGAGTCTGTCCCGAGCATCGTTATGGAAATCTCCGCCATGGTCTGCGTATGCCACCGGGTCAATCCCCGCGTATTGAAGATTCCATCGATCGATTCGGCGCTCGAAAAAACTCCCGCAGTACTGAGTTTGTGCCGTTGCGCCACGCCGACGATTTTCTTGACACCCTCGGCTCTCGATTCAGGAGTGATACTGGCGGTCGCCGCGAAGTGCCGCGAAGCTGTCTCTGAGGCGCGGGTGTTCCCGCCCGCCTTGCCCGCGGCCTCGCGCGCATCCGGCATCGGCAACAAATCCGGATCCGCATATTGCACCCGCGCCAAACTCTCCGCCGACCGCACTACCTGCCGCAAACTTTCATCATCAAACTTGTTCGTAAACGCCCGCGCTGTCTTGCCCCCAAAAGCCGCGCGCACTGAGACCACATGATTCTCCTCCGCGACGTTCTGGTGAACCACATTGTTGGCGAAGCGAGTCAATGCGAATTTCCCGCCCGAGAAGAGCACTTCCACCTCATCGGCAGTCGAGAGTTTCTTGATGCGATCGAAAATGTCGCCAGCTTGTTCTTGGGTAAGCATTCAGCTTGCTTGCTATTTCTCTGTGACTCCGTGTCTCCGTGGTGAACTAACTCTTAAACGCAGTCCCCACCTTGATCCCGTGAAAGCGCGACGGCGCCGCGCCGTGTCCCGTGCCCATCACTTGCTGCGGCTGGCCCTTCCCGCAATTCGGAGTTCCCCATAACGTCCATTCGTCGCGCGAGCAAATCGCATCCAGTGAATTCCAGAATTCCGTCGTGATTCCCGAATACGAGGGATTCTTCACCATGCGCGCGCGTTTGCCGTTCTTGATCTCCCATCCGATCTCGCAACCGAACTGAAAGTTATACCGCTTGTCGTCAATCGACCACGAGCGATTGGTCTGCATGAGAATTCCGTGATCGGCCGACGCGATCAATTGCTCGAGACTCAAAGGTTTTTCCCCCGGCAGCAGACTAATGTTCGTCATGCGAATCATCGGCAGCCGGTTCCATCCTTCCGCGCGTAACGTTCCGCCCGACCGGCTCTCGCCAATGGTATGCGCCGTTTCGCGCGAACTGAGATATCCCGTAAACAGCCCGTTCGTGATGATCGGCGTACACTGCGCCGCCACGCCTTCGTCGTCGAAACCGAACGTCCCCAGCCCCGGGCCATGCTCCTGCCGCGCATCGGCCACCACATTCACCATCTCACTCCCGTAGCGCAATTTTCTCAACTTGTCGATGCTTAAGAACGAAGTGCCGGCAAAATTCGCTTCCATTCCCAGCACGCGGTCCAGTTCAATCGGATGCCCGACCGATTCATGAATCTGCAACCCTAGCTGCGAGCTGTCGAGAATAATGTCGAACTTCCCTTCCGGACATTGATCCGCCTGATGAAGCGCGACCGCCTCATCCGCAATACGCCGGGCATTCTCCACCAACTTTAATTCTTCAATCAGCTCATAGCCTTTGTTCTGCCACTGCCCGCCATACGAATTCGGATAAGATCGTTTCTGAATCTCGTTCCCGGCAAAGGCATACGCCGCATATCCCGCGCCCGTCGAGAGTTTGGTCTGATGAATGTCCGCGCCCTCCGACGACACAAACCACTGCTCTTCGCGGTTGAAGTTCAGATTCGTTTCGGCAAGAGTAATACCGGAAACGGAACGCAACTCCGCGTCGATCTTCAGTAACAATTCAATATTCTGTTCCACTGAAACGCTGAAGGGATCGATTTTGTAAGGCGTGCTCCACTCGGCGACAGCAGCTTTTTCGGGCGCGAGTCGCACATCTTCTCGCTTCACTCGCGACGAAGCGCGCGCGATCTCAACTGCCAGTGCGGCGGTGGCCTCGACTGCGCCGCGCCCTAACTCCGAAGATGACGCAAATCCCCAAGCCCCGTCTGCGATCACGCGTACACTCATCCCGACCGACTCCGCGTCTGACGCGCTGCCCACCTTCCCGTTTTTCGTCGTCAGAGCACGGCTCCGCTGCGCGACTACGCGTACATCAGCGTAGCTAGCTCCACGCAGCGCCGCAATGTTCAACGCCCAATTGGCAACATGTTTCATGGAAGAAGTTTAAAATCTAACACACAAGACAGTTATCCACAGACGAAGGTAAGCGCTGGGTGACATCCATCACAGCCACACTACCGTCAATCTTCATATCCTGTGCTCGCTCAACAAGAGGCCCGGAGGGCCGAACACAATTTAGCCCAGCGCTTCAAGCGCTGGGTGAGCCGGGCAAGGCTTGGAATTAAGTCCCGGAGGGACGACGCAATGTCGCATACCTACTCCAGCAATCGCGTCCACGTAATCTTCAGCACGAAGGAACGCAAGAAAGCCCTATCTGATGAATTTCAACCCAAGCTCTGGGCCTACATGGCAGGTATCGCCCACAATCAGGGCTTCGAAGCAATAATCATCGGTGGCGTGCGCGATCATGTACACGCCCTCCTCGTCTTGCCGCCGAGCATACCGTTAGCCAAGGCCGTGCAGCATCTCAAGGGCAGTTCGTCAAAATGGATCAACGAAACTGCAACCGAACGTTTTTCCTGGCAGGAGGGATATGGAGCATTCAGCGTCAGCGCGTCCCAAACCGAAGATGTCGCAGCCTATATCCGGAACCAGCGCGCACATCACGAAAAGAAGAGCTTTGAAGAGGAGTTTATGGAGTTCTTGAAGAAGTACGGAGTAGATTACGATCCAGCTTATGTGCTCGGCTGATTATGCCGTCCCTCCGGGACTTATTATTTCTTTGCACAATACCCAGCGCTGAAGCGCTGGGCTAAATTGTTTTTTCCCCTTCCGCGGCGCGTCACTCTACGGCGTCGCGTGCGCCGCATCCAACGCCCTCTTCACCGCCAGCAATTCTTTCAACACGCCGCGAAGTTTCGTCGACTCCAGCGCATTCGCCCCATCCGACTTCGCTTCCTTCGGATTGTCGTGAACTTCCATGAACACTCCGTCCACGCCCGCCGCCACCGCCGCGCGCGACAATACAGGGATAAACTCCGGCTGTCCTCCGCTCACCGCGGGACCATTTCCGTCCGACTGCGACGAGGGCAACTGAACCGAATGCGTCGCATCGAATACCACCGGCGCAAACTTGCGCATGATGGCCAGCGACCGCATATCGACCACCAGATTGTTGTAGCCAAAACTGGCTCCGCGCTCGCTCAGAAAGACTTGCGTGTTGCCCGCATCGCGGCACTTCTCAACCGCGTGGCGCATATCCCAGGGCGCAACGAATTGTCCTTTCTTGATGTTCACCGCGCGACCGCTGAGCGCCGCCGCCACCACCAGATCGGTCTGCCGGCTCAGGAACGCCGGAATCTGCAACACGTCTGCGACCTCGGCGACCTTGCCCACGTCCGCCGTCTCGTGCACATCGATCAGAACCGGCAGTTGCAGTTCATTCTTGATCTTCTTCAGGATGCGCAACCCTTCCTTGATTCCCGGTCCACGAAAACTGCGCATCGAAGTGCGGTTCGCTTTGTCGTAACTCGCCTTAAAGATGAAGGGAAACGCCAGAGCCTTGGTTACGCCCTTGATGATCTCCGCCATCCGCATTGCGTGCTCTTCGCTCTCGATCACGCACGGCCCCGCGATCAGAAATAGATCGCCGGACCCAATGTGAATGTCGCCGACTTGGAATGCTGTAATCAAACGCGGTCTCACCCCTAAAATCATTTCATCACGGAGTCACAGAGCCACGGAGAAAACAAGATTGAGTTTCTCTGTGTCTCCGTGCCTCCGTGATGATTATTCCTACCGATGCGCTACTTTCTCCGGCCGGTGGAACATTTCCACTGCCGCCGTTTCTTTTTCGGCGCGCCGTTTCATGCCATACTCATACGCCGCGCCCACAAACGAACTGAACAGCGGATGCGGTTCTAGCGGCTTCGACTTAAACTCCGGATGAAACTGGCACCCGATAAAATGCGGATGGTCGGGCAACTCCACCATCTCGACGTAAGTCCCGTCCGGCGTCGATCCGGAGATGCGCATGCCCGCGGCCGTCATGGGCTCTTCATACTCGCGATTGAACTCATAGCGATGCCGGTGCCGCTCGCTGATCTCCAACTTCCCATAAATCTTCTGCGCTAGAGTGCCGGGCTCAATTTTGCACGGCCATGCCCCCAGTCGCATCGTCCCGCCGAGTTCTTCCACGCCGCGCAACTCGCGCAACTTGTAGATGACGCGATGCGGCGTCGCCGGATCGAACTCGCTTGAATTCGCCTCCGCCAGGCCCACGACATTCCGGGCAAATTCGATGCAAGCCGTCTGCATCCCCAGACAAATTCCGAAGTACGGAACATTCTTTTCGCGCGCATAGCGGATCGCGAGCAGCATCCCTTCGATACCGCGCTTGCCAAATCCTCCGGGCACTAGGATTCCGTCGTAGCCCTCGAGCTGCGCTTCGTAGCTCTTGTCTCCCTCGGCGCTCTCCAGTCCTTCGGCCTCAATCCAGTTGATCTGGAGCTTCAGGTTATGGGCCAACGCCCCGTGCACAAGAGCCTCCTTCAGCGATTTGTAGGAATCTTCATACTCCACATACTTGCCGACAATCCCGATCGTCACCGTATCTTTCGGGTTGTAGACGCGATGGACAATGTCCTCCCACCTCGACAGGTCTCGATCCTTCGCTTCCATATGCAGACATTTCAGCACTAGGCTATCGACACCTTCATTAGCGAATACCAGCGGCACTTCGTAGACGGAAGCCACGTCTTTCGCGGTGATCACCGCTTCATCCGCGACATTGCAGAACAGCGCAATCTTCGACTTGATATCCTTCGCCAGAAAGCGATCGGTGCGGCAGAGCAAAATATCCGGCTGAATTCCAATACTGAGCAACTCTTTCACAGAGTGCTGCGTCGGCTTGGTCTTCAACTCCTGCGCCGCGGCAATAAATGGCACCAGCGTAACGTGCACAAACAATGTATGCTCGCGCCCCAGTTCCTGCCGCATCTGGCGAATGGCTTCCATGAACGGCAGCGACTCGATGTCGCCGACGGTTCCGCCAATCTCGACGATCGCGATATCCACATCCTGCGCGACCTTCTTCATCGCGGCTTTAATCTCGTTGGTAACGTGGGGAATCACCTGCACCGTCTTGCCAAGATAATCCCCGCGCCGCTCCTTGGCGATGATCTGCTCGTAGAGGCGTCCGGTGGTCCAGTTATTGTCGCGAGAAAGTTTGGCGTGGGTGAAGCGTTCGTAGTGGCCGAGGTCGAGATCGGTTTCCGCTCCGTCGTCGGTCACGAAAACTTCGCCGTGCTGAAACGGCGACATCGTCCCCGGATCGACGTTCAGATACGGATCGAACTTCATGATGTTGACTTTCATTCCCCGGCTCTCCAGCAGGCAGCCGATGGACGCCGCGGCCAATCCCTTGCCGAGTGAAGACACAACTCCGCCCGTCACAAAGATGTACTTCGCTGGCATCTCTTCCTCGCTTTAAATTGTCTTTGAAAAATGGTGCAGGTGGGGTGCACGATCAATTATGCCAGAAGTGAGCTGTGGAAAGAAACGGAAGAATTTGGTGATGGCAGTTTGCGCTCTTATAGAGCCGTCCAATCAAATAAAGCAGTGTCATCCTGAGCGGAGCCGTTTTTCAGGCGAAGCGAAGGATCTCGCCCTAATCCGCCATCGCGCGTACGCCAAACTCCTCACAACCCGCGTTGACTATCCGCGCGCTGTCAGCGAGAATACTTAAGGCTCGTCCGCAACGGACGATTCGCAGCACTATCCCCAAACAGTGGGCCTGTGGCGCAGCTGGGAGCGCGCTTCCATGGCATGGAAGAGGTCGTCGGTTCGATCCCGACCAGGTCCACCAAATTCCTCTCCCGCAAATCAGGCCGTACCGCCGAATTTCAATCGTCCAGATCATCCGGATCGAACACCGGATCGTCATTCGACACCGGACAGATTCGCTGCGAAAGCACCGTCTGCGGCAGAGGCGTCTGCGAATAGTTGAACGCATCCTGCAAATCGTTGGCAATCGTGTCCGCTCCGCCCAGGTTCGGCAGCGCAAATGTTTCTTCCATGAATCGCAGCACGCTGGCAAACTCGACCTGCGTGTGATACACGCCTTGAATCGCCCATGGGCTGATGATGATGAACGGCACTCGAATGCCCATCCCGTACTGATCGCGAAATGGGGGTGGGACGTGATCGTAGAATCCGCCAAAGTCATCCCATGTGAGAAAGATCACCGTGTTCTGCCACTGGGATTGCGGGCCTTGCATCACCGCGTTGATCTGCTGCACGGTCCAGTTTTCTCCCACGCATGCGCTGTCGGGCGGATGGTCGGTGTCGATACTCGGCGGCGTGACCCAACTGAGCGCCGGCAAATTTCCTGCCAGTGCATCGGTAATGAAATTCGATTCGGTCACGACCTTGGTCGTCCAGTCGGCCGTGTTATAGATCGCGCTGAAGCTGCGGTACGGGTTATAAACGTAGCCGCTCTCGCCGTTCACCGACGTGTAGGCTTTCCACGAAACTCCCGCCGTGTCCGCCAAATTGCCCAACGTCGTCGCGCTAAAGCACGGAAATACCGGCGACACGACATAAGTCGAACTCATGGCGGGGACGTTCGTGCCAGCGACCGCATCGCATCCCCATTGCTCCTGAATCGAACTCCGAGGATTGTCGATCGTGGTCTGCGAACTTCCGGAGACCAATTGCAGGTGCGCCGGATACGATCCCGACTCGACACTGCTGAACGTCTCATCCGCCAATGCGTAGTTCTGCGCGTACGCCCAGTAATTCGGAATGTCCGCTTGATACAACTGGCTCAGGCACAAATTGTCGCCGTTCACCGAACACATATACTCCAGGTCCCAGCGGTCCATGCGGCCGGCATCGATGTTGCTGTGACTGTCGGTCCATTCGTGGCCCATATCATGCTTCGGCTTGTCGGGTGTATGGCCCAGCGTTTTGACTTGTCCTGTTGAGAGCGTAGCTGTCGTGGCGCCGTTTGCTCCCGGAAAGGTTCCAAAGTATTGGTCGAAGCTGCGGTTCTCTTTGACGATGAAAACTACATGCTGAATGTTTCCAAACGACGCCGTGCTCGGTGGCACGCTGATGAAAGGCGTGAACTGGCTCCACACCGTGCCATAGCCGGGAGACTTGTTGTAAGTGGCGACAATTAGAGCCGACCCGGTGCCAAGCATCGTTACCAGCCCTGTTTTCGATACCGTGGCAATTGTCGGTTCGATGCTGGTCCACACTGAGGTCTTCGTCACGTCAGCTGCGTTGGACGCCTGCAAATACTTGTAGGCGTGCATCTGAAGCGTCTGCCCTTTTTTCATTTGCGCCTGCGGTGGCGTAACCACGATCAACTGTGCCGCCGACACTCCGCCGAACAGCGCACTGGATAGCAACAGGGAAGCCAGCAAATTTCTCATAAAGCCTCCTAGCCTGCCGAGTGAAGAAACGACTTTGGTCCCTAATCCTCCAGATCGTCCGGGTCATAAACCGGCGCGTCCTTCGACACCGGACATGTGCGCTGCGACAGCACGAGCGGCGGCAGCGGCGACTGCGAATAATTGAATGCATCTTGCATGTCGTTGGCGAACATATCGGCTCCGCGTAAGCTCGGCAACCCGAATGTCTCTTCCATAAACCGCAGCACGCTCGCAAACTCGACTTGAGTGTGATACACGCCTTGCACCGCAAAGGGGCTCAGGATGATCATCGGCACTCGAATACCGAGACCATACTGATCGCGATAGGGTGGCGCAACGTGGTCGTACAGTCCACCAAAATCATCCCAGGTCAGAACGATTACCGTATTTCGCCACTGCGTGATCGGCCCCTGCATCACGGCGTTGATCATCGACACCGACCAGTTCTCGCCCACACAGGCGCTGTCCGGCGGATGATCCGTATCAATACTGGGCGGTGTCACGAAACTCAGAGCCGGCAGATTCCCCGCCAGCGCGTCGGTGATGAATTGCGACTGGTCGACAACTTTCGTCGTCCAATCCGGACCATAAAAAATATTGCTGAAGCTACGAAACGGGTTGTAGATATAACCGCTGCCGTTATCGATGATGGTGTACGCCATCCACGACACTCCCGCCGAGTCCGCCAGGTCGGCAATCGTAGTCGCGCTAAAACACGGAAACTCGCTCGACACCGTCTCGGTCGCCGTGAAATACGGCACGTTCGTTCCCGCGACTCCGTCGCATCCCCACTGCGCCGGCTCCGAACTGCGCGGATTATCCAACACGTTCTGCTCGCCTCCCGACACCATCGCCAAGTGAGCCGGATACGATCCCGAGGCCACGCTGCTGAATGCCTCATCCGCTAACGCATAGTTTTGTGCGTACGCCCAATAATTCGGAATGTCCGATTGATACAACTGCTTCAGGCATTGCATGTCGCCGTCGACCGAGCAAGTCAGCCCCAAGTCGAAGCGGTCCATGCGCCCGCCATCGACGTCGTCATGACTGTCGGTCCACTCATGTCCCATATCGTGCTTCGGCGGATCGGGAAGGTGACCGAGAGCGACGACTTGCCCTGTACTAAGCGTGGCCGTCGTGGCGCCATTGGCTCCCGGATAGGTTCCAAAATATGAGTCGAAGCTCCGGTTCTCCTTGACAATAAAAACGATGTGTTCAATCCTGCCCGCCGATGCGGTGCTGGGGCGGACTTTGATGAAGGGTGTGAACTTGTTCCACACCGTTCCATAGCCTTTATAGCCCTGATACGTCGCCTTGATGAGAGCCGTCCCGGCGCTCTTCATCGTCACCAATCCGGTCTTCGTGACCGTCGCGACCGAGGACTCAATGCTCGACCATGCTACCGTGCCGGTCAAATCGACGACACTTCCGTCCGAGTAATAGCCATAGGCGTGCATCTGCTGGTTGTGTCCCGGGGCGAGCAGCACCTCAGGAGGCGTAATGATGATGATCTCAATCCGATTCTCGACGGCAAACACATTGGCCGAGAGCAGCAGCAACACAAATAAATATTTCATCACTTCTCCTGCGCCGCGAAAGTCTGAGCGAACCCCTGCTGGAAGTCAAGATGAAACGCCGTTTCTACCCAGTGCGAGCCGCATTTTCGAGTCGCCGCCCTGGACCTGTGCAAGATCTTGCAAGCAACATTGCAGGAACTTGCATGCTGCATGATCTTTCCCGCCGCGAATGCCAAGCCTTTGAAAATCCATGTGTAAAGATTTCTCTAAATCGATTTTCCGGTTTACATCCCGCACGAGTCTGTCGTAAGCTCGTGCAGCTTTCTCGCTGATTCCCCCCGATCAGACCGCCGACCAGCCGCCGAAAAAAAACGTTCCAAAGGAACCTCATGCCATTTCGTCAACTGTGTACCCGCGCTGCGCTCGCAATTTGCACCTTCGTCCTCTCCCTATTGTCTCTGGCCGCCGGTCAGACTGCGATTACGACCTACCACGTCGATAACAACCGCACCGGCTGGAACTCTCACGAGACTGTGCTCACTCCGTCGAACGTTGGGAGTTCTTCGTTCGGTTTGTTGAAATCCGTTGCGCTCGACGATCAGGTCGACAGTCAACCGCTATTTGTTCCCGGCGTGACCATTAGCGCGGGAGGCCACCAGGGCGTGCATGATGTGGTCTATGTCGCCACCCAGGGCAACAGTATTTACGCCATCGACGCCGAAGCCGGCACCGTGCTGCTGCACCCGAACTTTGGCACGCCGGTTACCTGGCCGTTGGGCTGCAACAACAACGGCCCGCATGTCGGCATCAACTCCACTCCAGTCATTGATCTCACCAGCAATACTCTCTATGTAATGATTTACACACAAGACTCGACCGGTCCGGCGTATCGCCTTCACGCTCTCGATCTCGGCAGCCTCACCGACAAAGTCGCTCCGCAAGTGGTGACGGCCTCGCACACTTTGAACGACGGCACTACGTTCAGCTTCAACGCCACTTACCAGCGCCAGCGTCCCGGCTTGCTGCTGGCAAATGGCAGCGTCTACGCCGGTTTCGGCAGCTTTTGCGATTACTCCGCCAATCTATCCCGCGGCTGGCTGCTGGGTTGGTCCACCGGATCGCTCACGCCGCTTCCAGGCAACCAGCTTCTCGACACGCAGGCGTCGTCCAGCAACAATTTCTTTCTCTCTTCCATCTGGATGTCCGGCTATGGACTCGCGGCCGACGACTCCGGCAACATTGTCTTCGTAACGGGGAACTCCGATTATTCCGGCAATAGCTACGACGGTGTGAGTAACATTCAGGAGAGCGTCGTCAAAGTTTCACCCAATCTCGGTACTGTTCTCGATCTATTCACGCCAAAGAACCAGGGCTCGCTCGATCAGGTCGACGAGGACTTCGGCTCTGGGGGAGCGCTCGTCCTGCCCGACCAGCCCGGTTCTACCCCACATCTGGCAGTCGCCGCCGGCAAAGCCGGAACGCTTTTTCTGATGAACGAAGATCACCTGGGCGGATACTCGACGACCAAGAACAACGTGCTCGGAAGCTATAACGTGGGCGGCTGCTGGTGTGGACAATCGTACTTTGTCGCTCCCGACGGAGTCGGCCGCGTGGTCACCAGTGGGGGTTATAACGTGCAGGCGTACAAGATCCGAACCTCGCCCAGCCCCGCGCTGTTCCTGGCTTCCACGTCTCCGACGGTCGCCAACGCGCAAGATCCCGGCTTCTTCACCAGCATCTCTTCCAGCGGAACAGCCAATCCCATCATTTGGGCGGTGTCGCGGCCCTCGGGTACGGGAAATCCTATCTACCTGTACGCCTTCAATCCGCAAGTGCCGGTCGGAAGCTCCATGAAGCAAATCTTCAGCAGTAAAGCCGGCGCCTGGCCGAACCTCAACGGCAACTCCAACCTGGTGCCCGTCGTTGCGAACGGCGAAGTGTTCGTTGCCAGCTATGCCAGACTGACAATCTTCGGAATCAAACCTGGCCGCAAGAAGTAAATTCGAGAAGCGAAGAAAAGGCCGCGGACGAAGAGTCCGGCGGCCTTTTCTGCTGGAGGGACAACGACAATTTTCAGTAGGAGTACTATACTATAATGTCGATTGGTTTAGTATATATAGCTAAA
This genomic stretch from Candidatus Sulfotelmatobacter sp. harbors:
- a CDS encoding TldD/PmbA family protein; the encoded protein is MLTQEQAGDIFDRIKKLSTADEVEVLFSGGKFALTRFANNVVHQNVAEENHVVSVRAAFGGKTARAFTNKFDDESLRQVVRSAESLARVQYADPDLLPMPDAREAAGKAGGNTRASETASRHFAATASITPESRAEGVKKIVGVAQRHKLSTAGVFSSAESIDGIFNTRGLTRWHTQTMAEISITMLGTDSSGWQKANSPYVANLDALALAEVAAQKAADSAHPREIPAEKYTVILEPAAVLDMVGFMFWDYSGMAILDQRSFLNGRIGTKLFGDNISIWDDVAHPLQTGSPFDGEGMRRQRVGLVENGVVKRVVYARATAERMKRSEYKDKVGPVEATGHGFPLPNEMGEMPLNIVFAPVGDPQSVDQMIASTERGVLVTRLWYIREVEPFEKMLTGMTRDGTFYVENGRVQGGVRNFRFNESLIHMLSNVEAMSVPVRSCGEESLDMVVPAMKVKDFNFTEVTKF
- a CDS encoding TldD/PmbA family protein produces the protein MKHVANWALNIAALRGASYADVRVVAQRSRALTTKNGKVGSASDAESVGMSVRVIADGAWGFASSSELGRGAVEATAALAVEIARASSRVKREDVRLAPEKAAVAEWSTPYKIDPFSVSVEQNIELLLKIDAELRSVSGITLAETNLNFNREEQWFVSSEGADIHQTKLSTGAGYAAYAFAGNEIQKRSYPNSYGGQWQNKGYELIEELKLVENARRIADEAVALHQADQCPEGKFDIILDSSQLGLQIHESVGHPIELDRVLGMEANFAGTSFLSIDKLRKLRYGSEMVNVVADARQEHGPGLGTFGFDDEGVAAQCTPIITNGLFTGYLSSRETAHTIGESRSGGTLRAEGWNRLPMIRMTNISLLPGEKPLSLEQLIASADHGILMQTNRSWSIDDKRYNFQFGCEIGWEIKNGKRARMVKNPSYSGITTEFWNSLDAICSRDEWTLWGTPNCGKGQPQQVMGTGHGAAPSRFHGIKVGTAFKS
- the tnpA gene encoding IS200/IS605 family transposase, with the protein product MLAQQEARRAEHNLAQRFKRWVSRARLGIKSRRDDAMSHTYSSNRVHVIFSTKERKKALSDEFQPKLWAYMAGIAHNQGFEAIIIGGVRDHVHALLVLPPSIPLAKAVQHLKGSSSKWINETATERFSWQEGYGAFSVSASQTEDVAAYIRNQRAHHEKKSFEEEFMEFLKKYGVDYDPAYVLG
- the kdsA gene encoding 3-deoxy-8-phosphooctulonate synthase, with the translated sequence MITAFQVGDIHIGSGDLFLIAGPCVIESEEHAMRMAEIIKGVTKALAFPFIFKASYDKANRTSMRSFRGPGIKEGLRILKKIKNELQLPVLIDVHETADVGKVAEVADVLQIPAFLSRQTDLVVAAALSGRAVNIKKGQFVAPWDMRHAVEKCRDAGNTQVFLSERGASFGYNNLVVDMRSLAIMRKFAPVVFDATHSVQLPSSQSDGNGPAVSGGQPEFIPVLSRAAVAAGVDGVFMEVHDNPKEAKSDGANALESTKLRGVLKELLAVKRALDAAHATP
- a CDS encoding CTP synthase, translating into MPAKYIFVTGGVVSSLGKGLAAASIGCLLESRGMKVNIMKFDPYLNVDPGTMSPFQHGEVFVTDDGAETDLDLGHYERFTHAKLSRDNNWTTGRLYEQIIAKERRGDYLGKTVQVIPHVTNEIKAAMKKVAQDVDIAIVEIGGTVGDIESLPFMEAIRQMRQELGREHTLFVHVTLVPFIAAAQELKTKPTQHSVKELLSIGIQPDILLCRTDRFLAKDIKSKIALFCNVADEAVITAKDVASVYEVPLVFANEGVDSLVLKCLHMEAKDRDLSRWEDIVHRVYNPKDTVTIGIVGKYVEYEDSYKSLKEALVHGALAHNLKLQINWIEAEGLESAEGDKSYEAQLEGYDGILVPGGFGKRGIEGMLLAIRYAREKNVPYFGICLGMQTACIEFARNVVGLAEANSSEFDPATPHRVIYKLRELRGVEELGGTMRLGAWPCKIEPGTLAQKIYGKLEISERHRHRYEFNREYEEPMTAAGMRISGSTPDGTYVEMVELPDHPHFIGCQFHPEFKSKPLEPHPLFSSFVGAAYEYGMKRRAEKETAAVEMFHRPEKVAHR
- a CDS encoding alkaline phosphatase family protein — its product is MRNLLASLLLSSALFGGVSAAQLIVVTPPQAQMKKGQTLQMHAYKYLQASNAADVTKTSVWTSIEPTIATVSKTGLVTMLGTGSALIVATYNKSPGYGTVWSQFTPFISVPPSTASFGNIQHVVFIVKENRSFDQYFGTFPGANGATTATLSTGQVKTLGHTPDKPKHDMGHEWTDSHSNIDAGRMDRWDLEYMCSVNGDNLCLSQLYQADIPNYWAYAQNYALADETFSSVESGSYPAHLQLVSGSSQTTIDNPRSSIQEQWGCDAVAGTNVPAMSSTYVVSPVFPCFSATTLGNLADTAGVSWKAYTSVNGESGYVYNPYRSFSAIYNTADWTTKVVTESNFITDALAGNLPALSWVTPPSIDTDHPPDSACVGENWTVQQINAVMQGPQSQWQNTVIFLTWDDFGGFYDHVPPPFRDQYGMGIRVPFIIISPWAIQGVYHTQVEFASVLRFMEETFALPNLGGADTIANDLQDAFNYSQTPLPQTVLSQRICPVSNDDPVFDPDDLDD
- a CDS encoding alkaline phosphatase family protein, which codes for MKYLFVLLLLSANVFAVENRIEIIIITPPEVLLAPGHNQQMHAYGYYSDGSVVDLTGTVAWSSIESSVATVTKTGLVTMKSAGTALIKATYQGYKGYGTVWNKFTPFIKVRPSTASAGRIEHIVFIVKENRSFDSYFGTYPGANGATTATLSTGQVVALGHLPDPPKHDMGHEWTDSHDDVDGGRMDRFDLGLTCSVDGDMQCLKQLYQSDIPNYWAYAQNYALADEAFSSVASGSYPAHLAMVSGGEQNVLDNPRSSEPAQWGCDGVAGTNVPYFTATETVSSEFPCFSATTIADLADSAGVSWMAYTIIDNGSGYIYNPFRSFSNIFYGPDWTTKVVDQSQFITDALAGNLPALSFVTPPSIDTDHPPDSACVGENWSVSMINAVMQGPITQWRNTVIVLTWDDFGGLYDHVAPPYRDQYGLGIRVPMIILSPFAVQGVYHTQVEFASVLRFMEETFGLPSLRGADMFANDMQDAFNYSQSPLPPLVLSQRTCPVSKDAPVYDPDDLED